GGCGAAGCTTCCCCTAATCTATTCATCTCAAAAAATCTTAATTCAAACTCTTTATCAAAATAGTTTTCCACAAAAACTCCTTTACTAAATAGAATATATGTAATTTAATCCCTATTGTCAAGAGTAAAGTATCTTACATCTTACAAATTAAATTTGCAAAACTATCTACTTCATCCCAGTTTGTATATTCGATTACACTTTTAGGATCAGTATCACCTTTTGTTAGCCACATAATAAATCTTATCATTTGTCTGTTAAAAACTCCATATTTTTGATAATCAAGTTTTCCACCAAAAACAGCTAAATTTTTTGGTTTCCATGATATCTGTTTTAAAAACTTAACTAAATATGGATTCGTTTCGGGTGTATTTTTATTTGGTTTTCTTGCAACAATATTTACAGAGAAAAAGGCATTTTTTTTCTCTTCTAAAATCTCTTGGTTTTTCTTTATAAATTCATATACTTTTTTATTATGTTTACCATATCTAATACTTGCGCCAATAATGATTTTATCAAATTGATTTAAATTGATTTTTTCACTATCAATTGATAATAATGTAACACTATTACTTTTTTGTTCAATAACATCTTTAATTTTATTACAAATCTTTATTGTATAATTATCTGTTGTTGAATAAACTATAATTATTTTTTCCATTTAAAATCCTTATAATAATAAACCTTATCATGATGACTAAAAGCAATTTTTTGAAGTTCTTGCAAAGCTTATAAGTCATGAATATTTCCATAAGAAGATTGATTGATTTTAATGCCACTATAACTTGATGGCAAACTACTAGCATATAAAGTTAGTTTTAACATAACTACCTCATCTAAGGTTTGTAAGAATTGTATGTTTTATACTACTACTTATTTCTTTGTAATAACCCCATAATTTTAGCAGTTGTACACTGTGAATGTTCTTTTAGTATATTGATATTAAAGTTTATAACTATTTATTAGATGCAAACTTAAGTAAATTGATAGATGATTGATTCTTTTTGATATTATTCTAAAATTTCAGTAAATTAAAATTCATTTTTGCATTAACTTAAGAATTGGAAATTAAAGAATATTAATAATTCTTTTGTTTATATAAACTAAGTTATCGTTATCATCCGACCCCTATTTTTCTATTTTTTCGACCCCTATTTTCCATCTCTCGAATCTTATCTAAATCAGTTAATGTTGGATGTTTAGCTTTAAGATAAGCATTAAATGCAAAATAAGCTTTTGTAAAATATACATAATAATCTATATCTATTGAATCTCTATAAATTTTAAACTTTTGCATTAATAAACTCCATAGATACATTTTCCCCATCTTCAATAGCAATCTCAACAGCTCTTTTTGATACTTCTAAAAGTTGTTTTGATTCTTCTTTTAATTTAAAAGATTCTTTTATTTTTTCTTCTATTTGAGTTTGTATATTTATATCTATTATTGGGATTAAAACCTCTGCTATTTCAGATGGTTTCCAATGTTTAATTATAGAACCTCCTGCATCTCTTTCACTCTGCATTTGTACGATAATACTATTTAAAACTAATGTTAGATATTCAGGTAACACATCATCTTTTTTTAGAGTAAGATGCAGTAATGCACCAGAAGTTACAATATTTGTATCATCTTTAATATTATAAGCTATTCCAACTGTTCCATCTTTTGATAATAAAATAGTATTTCTCTTAGGTTGTAGTTTTTCTAATGTTTCATTATCGAATAAATTTTCTGATAAATGGATATCAGGACTAGATAATCCAAACTTTGTAAGATTAGAAACTCTTACAAATGGTATACCACTATCTTGATATGCTTCACTTCCTGGTTCAACAGATTTAAGTATATTTACAATATTTCCTAATGTATCATATTTACTAGATGTTACTTTTTCAATAACATCATCATATTTTGGTTGATAATACTCACTATCAAGTCGCCCACTAGTTCCAAAACTTTCGCTAAATGATTTGATAGATACTTGCTCTTTTGATGGTTTAAAATCTAATAAATCAAGTTCTTTTAAAAGTAGTTCTTCTGCTTGTTTATAAAGAGTTTTACTTTGTTCTAGTTTTTCTTTTGATAAATTATAAATGTCAACAACTTTTAGTTTAAATGAATTATTAGGATTAAATACAGGTAGTTCCCTTGTAAGTCCAATTGTTAAGTGAGGTTGAGCAGTCATAGAAGAAGAACGAATCATTAGATTATAACTTGTATTGGATAGCAAGTATAAATATAAAAACTTATAGTCTACTTCAGATAACTGTGATGAGTTTAAGAAAATCAAATCCCTAGTAACAGCAGTATTTTGTTCAATTAATCCAACTCTCGCAATACTACCACCTTTAGTAATAACAATATCACCTTTATGAATTACCTTCAATGTTTTAAAACTGTCATCTTCAATAATTTCTTTCGGTATTTTTACACAATTATCATAATTAATATGAGTATCAACATCAGCCACTCTTAAAAAAGGAATATTTCCTTTATTATAAAAGGGTTCAAGAGATGGATAAAAAGCACTTGCGTCTACTTTTATACTTAAATCTGAAAATGAACTAAATAAGTGAATTTTAGATTTAATATTATTCATTATGTGTAAATACTTTTTTTGTACATAATCACTATCTAATCTGAAAGTATCAACTTCTAAAACCTTACTAAGTTTAAGTTCAACAACTTCAAGCCCATCCAATAAAGCTTTATATTTAGCTTCATCAAAAGGGCTATTTACTTTCCCGAAAAGCTTAGATTCTCCTTTTTAGCAAACTCATTAAAAGCTTCTGCAATACCATCTTGTGTAAATTCATCATGATTAAATAAATCGTGGTCAACTATTAAATGATCGTGACTATCTAAAACTAAATTTATCTCTTCTGTAGGATTTACCCAGTTTATTACATCATCTTTTGTAAGAGCACTTCTTTTAAACTCTATTCCATTTATTATTTCACCTGAATCTTTGATTTTATATTTTGTAGCTTCATCAATACTTCCGTATTTATTTATAAAATCTTCTTTTGTATATTTTATTAGCTTATGGTTTTCAAAAATTGAAACATATTTTTGTTTTACATAAAGTTTCTCACCACTGTTATCTTTACTTGGACTTTGCATAGTTGCAAAAAAGATATTGTAATCATCTTTTTTAGGACAAATTTCATCATCCCATTTTTGAACTATCAAGACACTTGTCTTAGTCCCTGTATGTGGTTTAAAAACATTTCCATGAAGTCCAACAACTGCTAGTATTCTACATCGTTCAGCTATATAATCTCTAATATGTTTATCGCTAGAGTTATTAAATCTTCCTTGTGGTAAAACAACAGCCATACGACCACCACTTTTAAGCATATCAAGATTTCTTTCTATAAAAAGTATATCTCTTCCTACTTTTGTTTGGTATTTTCCATTTGATTTTTTACCTAGTTCATATCTATGTAAAATACGACTCTCTTTTATATCTCCTGCAAAAGGTGGGTTTGCCATTACTATGTCAAAGTTAAATTCTTTATTTTCGTTTTTTATTGCTCTTAGTTTTTTAAGTCTTTTCCAACCCTCAAAATATGTATCTTGCCACTCTTCATCTTTTGTATTTTCATCCCATCTTTCAAAATCTAATGAGTTCATATTTAAAACATTTGTGTGACCATCTCCTGCAATGATATTTAACATTCTAGCTACTCTTACAGTCTTTTTATCAAAATCAATTCCAAATACTTTTTCTTTTACGTATTTTAAAGCTCTAGGATGTTTTTCTTCTGCTGTTAAAAGATGTGATAGTGGAATACCTAATTCTTTATATATTTTTCTCCATACATCAAAAACTGCATGGATAGGGAAACCACAACTACCTGCTGCTGTGTCAATCATATATTCATGCTCTTGTGGATTTAACATCCTTACACACATATCAATAGCATATCTAGGTGTAAAGTATTGCCCTTTTTCTCCTTTTGCATTTTTGTTTACTAGATATTCAAAAGCATCATCAATTACATCAAGATTTGAGTTGAATAGCTTTACATCTTGTAAAGAACTAACACAAACTGATAGATGAGAAGGTGTTAAATCTATTGTTTCATCATCTTTAAATATTCCACCCCATTGCTCTTTTGCTTGACTGAAAAGATTTACAATCTTTTCTTTTAACTCTCTATCGCTCTCACCATAATTTCTAAATTCAAGATTTTTTGTAAAACCTCTAGTATTTTGAAGTTCATCAAAAAGTTTTATAAATATCAGTTTAAAAACTTCTTCAAAAACATCAACTCCTGCATTTGCTAAAACTTCATCCTCCATATCCAAAACTATATTTTTTAGGCTTCTTCTTTGAGTTTTTAGTATATCTTTTTTAATCAAGTCTTGGATATTAAACTCTTCTTTTAATACATCTTTTAAACTTTGATGAGAAGATGGTATGTCAGGAATTGGTTCAAAATAATTTGGGTCTTTTCTATGATAATATACAGTTTGTTCACCATTTGACCATATAGCCATAGTAGCACCTGTAGAGTTACAATAACTTTTTAACTGCTCTTTACCATCTTTTAATTTTGGTTTTTTTACTTCTATTACTATATAAGGAACTGTAGGTTGTACCTTATCCATGATAACTATATCAGCTCTTTTAACTTCTCTTCCAAAATGTACTGAAAATTCTATTTGCATACGATTATAAGGATAATCATAATCTTTGTGAAGTGATAGCAAAAAAAGTTGTCTTACAATCTCTTCTGGTGTTAGTTTTATATCTTTTTTTCTAACTAAACAGTTTATATAATAAGCCTGATGTCCTTTTAGCTCTTTTTCAAAAATTAAAGTTTCTATTTCTTCTATGTATTCAGATTTAAATTGTGTTAATTTATAGTTTGTATCTTTTAATATTTCACTTATTTTCATTTTTGCCCTCTTAATTCAATATGTGATTTTAGCTTAATCTAGTTGTAGTATTGCTTTGTCATTCAACTATTTATTAAAGATACATTATATAAAATACACCCTAAAATCAACAACTAATATACATCACTTAAGGGGTTAGTTGCTACCTAGTTATTTTTATGAATTTAATAATGACACAATAAATATTATTTTATTAATCGTATATTAGTTCAAAAGTTAGGATATCTTAAAAACTATATTATAAAAGAAAGTTTAATTTTTAAAGTGATTACGAAGAAAGATTGTTTCTAAAAACAATCTTTCATTCTTTTTAGTGCAAGAAGTGTCTTTTTCCTGAAAAATAAAGTGCCATTTCGAACTCATTGGCTGCTTGTATAATCTCATCATCTCTTATACTTCCACCTGGTTCGATTACACATTTTACACCAGCTTCTTGAGCTGCATCGATACTATCTCTAAATGGGAAAAATGCTTCACTTGCTAGTACTGAACCACTTACATCAAGTCCTAAATCTTCTGCTTTTCTTAAAGCTGCTTTTGCTGCATCTACTCTACTTGTCATACCCATACCAACAGCTACCATTGCAGAGTTTTTCACATATACTACGCAGTTTGATTTTGTCAAACTTGCTACTTTATATGCTATTTCCATATCTTTTATTTCTTGTTGTGTTGCTTCTCTTTTTGATTTTAGTTCACTATTTTTAACTTCATCATCTTCTACTTTATCAGCATCTTGATATACAAAACCACCATCAACAATTTTGAAGTTAAAATCATCATTTGAAAGTTCTAGTTTTTTTGTACCTTGTTTAAATAGTTTGATTCTTTTCTTTTTATTTAGTTCTTGTTCAGCTTCAGGTGTAAAATCAGCTGCAAAAACTACTTCTAAAAAGATTTCATTCATTTTAACTGCAAGGTCTAAATCAACTATTCCATTTACTGCAACAACTCCACCAAATGCAGAGATTGGGTCACATTTTAGTGCTTGTGTGTATGATTCTAGTAGTGTATCTTTAATAGCAAAGCCACATGGATTTCCATGTTTTACAATACATACTGCATTTTCATGACCAAATGCACTTGCTATTCTAGCAGCACCTGAGATATCTCCCATGTTATTGAAACTAGCTTCACCTTTTAAAGTGATAAATTTATTTGATAGGTGTTTATCAAACTCATATAAAGCACCTTTTTGATGTGGATTTTCACCGTATCTTGTATCAAATACTTTCTCACCAACGATAAATTGTTTTGCACCCATTCCATTGTTGAATCTTTTGTTCATATAGTTTGCAATCATAGAGTCATAGGCAGCTGTGTGCTCATATGCTTTAATCATCATATCTCTTCTAAACTCAACTGTATTTGTATCATTTTTAAGGTTATTTAATACAGTATCATAATCAGCTACATCAGTTACAATTATAACACTATCGAAGTTCTTTGCAGCACTTCTAACCATAGCTGGTCCACCAATATCAATGTTTTCAATAATTTGTTCAAAATCATCTGTTTTTTCAATAGTGGCTTTAAAAGGATATAAATTTACACACACTAAATCAATACCCTCAACACCAAGCTCTTTTGCTTGTGTTTTGTGTGAGTCTTTATCTCTTCTATATAAAATTCCACCATGGATATATGGGTTTAAAGTTTTAACTCTTCCTTCAAAACACTCAGGAAATTTTGTAACTTCATCTGCTTCTATTACAGCTATTCCTGCTTCTTGAAGTTTTTTATAAGTACCACCTGTACTAATTATTTCATAACCTAAACCTACTAACTCTCGTGCGAAATTTTCAACACCACTTTTATCACTAACACTGATTAATGCTCTCATTAAAATGTTCTCCCTATAAAATTTTAGAAAATAAAAAAGCCAAACTCAATTTTGAGTTTGGCTTTAGCAAGATTTGTTCTTACAAGTCTTGTTCAATAACTTGTTTGAACTTATTAAAGTATATATCACTAGCTTTTGATAACTCAACTTGTATATCATTGATAATAATTGATTTACCTTTTACCACACCTATTTGTTCAAAAGAGATTTCATTCTCTTTTGCTACTGCTTCAAATGCCTCTTTGTTAGATGTTTTTACTTCCACCAATGCTCTACTTAAAGATTCAGAAAAAATATCTTTTGAATCATCAAGCTTAACATTTACCTCAACTCCTTTATCTCCAACAACTGCCATCTTTGATAATGAAACAGCAATACCACCAACATTTACATCTTTTGCAGATACTAAAAGTGATTGTTTATTTGCTTCAATAACTGTATTCCAAAGTTTTAACTCTTTTTCAAAGTCAACTTCTGGATGAGCTCCAGCAACTTTGTCATACATTTTTTTCATATATAAACTTCCACCAAACTCAGATTTTGTATCTCCAAGTAAGTAGATTAAGTTTCCTTCATTTTGTAAGCTTGATGGTAAAACTTTATTTGCATCATCATTTACACCAACCATTGCAATTGAAGGTGTTGGGAAAACTCCAACACCATTTGTTTCATTATAAAGTGAAACATTTCCACCAACTACAGGAGTAATTAGTTCTCTACAAGCATCTTTAATACCCTCGCAAGCTTGTGCAAACTGCCACATAACTTCTGGATTTTCAGGATTACCAAAGTTTAGACAATCTGTGATTGCTTTTGGCATTGCACCTGTCATTGCTACATTTCTTCCTGATTCCATAACCGCTGCACTTGCACCTAATTTTGGATCAATATAACAAAATCTTGTATTACAATCAGCACTCATAGAAAGAGCTTTTCCAGTCTCTTTTACTCTAATTGAAGAACCATCTAATTTTCCTGGTCCTTTAACTGTATTTGTTTGTACCATTGAATCATATTGGTCATATACCCAAGATTTATCAACAATTTCCATATCACTAAACATTACATCAAAGGCTTCTTGATTTGAAATATTTTTATCTAGTGATATATTTTTTATATCTTTTAAGTATTCTGGCTCTTTTACAGGTCTATCTAAAACAGGAGCTTGCTCACTTACTGGTTGAACAGGTACTTCAGCACATTTTTCTCCATGCCAAAATAGTTCCATATTTCCAGTATTTGTTACTTCACCAATAACAGCAACATCTAATTCCCACTTTTCAAAAATATCAATAATTTTTTGCTCACAACCTTTTTTTGCACAAATAAGCATTCTTTCTTGAGACTCACTAAGCATAAAATCATAAGGAGTCATTCCAGTTTCTCTTGCTGGAACTTTGTCAAGATGCATAATCATACCACTATTACTTCTTCCTGCCATCTCAAATGAAGATGAAGTAAGTCCAGCAGCACCCATATCTTGAATACCAATAATTAAATCTTCTTTAAATAACTCTAAGCAAGCTTCTAAAAGTAGTTTTTCAGTAAAAGGATCACCAACTTGAACAGTTGGTCTTTTTGATTCACTATCTTCATCAAATGATGCACTTGACATAACAGCTCCACCAAGTCCATCTCTTCCTGTTTTACTTCCCACATACATAACTGGATTTCCAACACCCTCAGCAATTCCTAAAAAAATCTCATCAGCTTTTGCAAGTCCTAAAGTAAATGCATTTACAAGGTTATTTCCAGCATAGCACTCTTCAAAAGTTGTTTCACCACCTATTGTTGGTACTCCCATACAGTTACCATATCCACCAATACCAGCAACAACACCTCTTAATAAGTATCTATGTTTTTGTGCAGTTTCACTATTACCTTCAATTCCAGCAAATCTAATAGAGTTCATATTTGCAACTGGTCTAGCACCCATTGTAAATACATCTCTTAAGATACCACCAACACCAGTAGCTGCACCTTGATAAGGTTCAATAAATGAAGGATGATTATGTGATTCCATTTTAAAAACAGCAGCATAGCCATCTCCAATATCAATAACACCAGCATTTTCACCTGGCCCTTGAATAACCCATGGAGCTTTTGTAGGGAAACCATTTAGGTGTTTTTTACTTGATTTATATGAGCAATGCTCACTCCACATAGCAGAAAAGACACCAATTTCAACGTGATTTGGTTCTCTTTTTAAAATATCTCTAATTTGACCTAATTCCTCAAGTGTTAAAGAGTGCGCTAGTGCAATCTCTTCAATATTCATCTCTTTTTCTTGCATCTGTTACCTTAAAAGTTATTTAATAGTTAATGTGCGATTATATCAAAAAAGGGGTTAAAAAAACTTTTATCCCTCAGTTAGAATTTTTATCGTATTATCTTTTAATTCAATAAAAAGTTCTTTTTTACCATCAAATTTATGATTTCTTGTTCTATATTTTTCATCCATCAAAACTTTATACATTTTTTTATTTAGTGAATTAGGATAAGGTATAATATTTATATTTGAAAAAATAATAGTTTTGTCTTCTTTTCTTGAAAAAATTCTTTTTTTATATTGTGAAAAACCATCTAAATCCAAACCATCATATCGTTTAAAGTCATTTGAATAAAAAGATAAGTATCTTTCAATATCAGATTTTCTCCATGCGTCTTTCCATTTATAAATAAATGATAAAATTGAACTAATATCATCTTTTTTTACTTTTTCAATTTTAGCTTCTGATATTAAAACAAGAGCATCATTTAAGCTAATATTTTTATCCAAATTCATTAAGTTTGGATTATCCAAAGCAATACATCCTTGAGTAAACTCTTCTCTTTTTTCATCTAAGGGCATTCCATGAATCCAAATTCCATGACCTTTTTTATTCATTGCTTTGTCAAAAGTATTTGGATAAGAAGTCACAAGTGCAAGTGGCCCATAAAATGAGTCAAGTTTTGTAAGTTTAGAAGTTAATTCATATACTCCCTCAGGAGTTTTCAAATCACCTTCAACTTGCTTATCTCCTGATTTTTCTCCAACTATTACATCATCTTGAACTACTTGTGAAAAAAGATTATTTATATTTTTTAAAACTTTTAACTCTTTTGTACCTTTTTCTACTAAAATTAAAAATTTCGTAGATTCATAATAACCATATGTTACATCTTTTTTTTCTAAAAAGTTATTCCAGTAACTCTTTTCTTGTAGTTGTTTTTCAAGTTTCTCTTTTACAGCATCAATTCCTTGTGTTCTATAAACATCGATTAAATCTGCAAATAAAAAAGTCACACAAAAGGCGAACAAAGCCAAAATACGCATTTAAACACTCCAAATATTTTTTTTTAAGTTTTGCAATTGTATAATATTACCCCTAATTTTTATATAAAAGTAGT
The window above is part of the Malaciobacter marinus genome. Proteins encoded here:
- the hemG gene encoding menaquinone-dependent protoporphyrinogen IX dehydrogenase, with translation MEKIIIVYSTTDNYTIKICNKIKDVIEQKSNSVTLLSIDSEKINLNQFDKIIIGASIRYGKHNKKVYEFIKKNQEILEEKKNAFFSVNIVARKPNKNTPETNPYLVKFLKQISWKPKNLAVFGGKLDYQKYGVFNRQMIRFIMWLTKGDTDPKSVIEYTNWDEVDSFANLICKM
- a CDS encoding restriction endonuclease subunit S, yielding MDGLEVVELKLSKVLEVDTFRLDSDYVQKKYLHIMNNIKSKIHLFSSFSDLSIKVDASAFYPSLEPFYNKGNIPFLRVADVDTHINYDNCVKIPKEIIEDDSFKTLKVIHKGDIVITKGGSIARVGLIEQNTAVTRDLIFLNSSQLSEVDYKFLYLYLLSNTSYNLMIRSSSMTAQPHLTIGLTRELPVFNPNNSFKLKVVDIYNLSKEKLEQSKTLYKQAEELLLKELDLLDFKPSKEQVSIKSFSESFGTSGRLDSEYYQPKYDDVIEKVTSSKYDTLGNIVNILKSVEPGSEAYQDSGIPFVRVSNLTKFGLSSPDIHLSENLFDNETLEKLQPKRNTILLSKDGTVGIAYNIKDDTNIVTSGALLHLTLKKDDVLPEYLTLVLNSIIVQMQSERDAGGSIIKHWKPSEIAEVLIPIIDINIQTQIEEKIKESFKLKEESKQLLEVSKRAVEIAIEDGENVSMEFINAKV
- a CDS encoding N-6 DNA methylase, which produces MKISEILKDTNYKLTQFKSEYIEEIETLIFEKELKGHQAYYINCLVRKKDIKLTPEEIVRQLFLLSLHKDYDYPYNRMQIEFSVHFGREVKRADIVIMDKVQPTVPYIVIEVKKPKLKDGKEQLKSYCNSTGATMAIWSNGEQTVYYHRKDPNYFEPIPDIPSSHQSLKDVLKEEFNIQDLIKKDILKTQRRSLKNIVLDMEDEVLANAGVDVFEEVFKLIFIKLFDELQNTRGFTKNLEFRNYGESDRELKEKIVNLFSQAKEQWGGIFKDDETIDLTPSHLSVCVSSLQDVKLFNSNLDVIDDAFEYLVNKNAKGEKGQYFTPRYAIDMCVRMLNPQEHEYMIDTAAGSCGFPIHAVFDVWRKIYKELGIPLSHLLTAEEKHPRALKYVKEKVFGIDFDKKTVRVARMLNIIAGDGHTNVLNMNSLDFERWDENTKDEEWQDTYFEGWKRLKKLRAIKNENKEFNFDIVMANPPFAGDIKESRILHRYELGKKSNGKYQTKVGRDILFIERNLDMLKSGGRMAVVLPQGRFNNSSDKHIRDYIAERCRILAVVGLHGNVFKPHTGTKTSVLIVQKWDDEICPKKDDYNIFFATMQSPSKDNSGEKLYVKQKYVSIFENHKLIKYTKEDFINKYGSIDEATKYKIKDSGEIINGIEFKRSALTKDDVINWVNPTEEINLVLDSHDHLIVDHDLFNHDEFTQDGIAEAFNEFAKKENLSFSGK
- the purH gene encoding bifunctional phosphoribosylaminoimidazolecarboxamide formyltransferase/IMP cyclohydrolase; translation: MRALISVSDKSGVENFARELVGLGYEIISTGGTYKKLQEAGIAVIEADEVTKFPECFEGRVKTLNPYIHGGILYRRDKDSHKTQAKELGVEGIDLVCVNLYPFKATIEKTDDFEQIIENIDIGGPAMVRSAAKNFDSVIIVTDVADYDTVLNNLKNDTNTVEFRRDMMIKAYEHTAAYDSMIANYMNKRFNNGMGAKQFIVGEKVFDTRYGENPHQKGALYEFDKHLSNKFITLKGEASFNNMGDISGAARIASAFGHENAVCIVKHGNPCGFAIKDTLLESYTQALKCDPISAFGGVVAVNGIVDLDLAVKMNEIFLEVVFAADFTPEAEQELNKKKRIKLFKQGTKKLELSNDDFNFKIVDGGFVYQDADKVEDDEVKNSELKSKREATQQEIKDMEIAYKVASLTKSNCVVYVKNSAMVAVGMGMTSRVDAAKAALRKAEDLGLDVSGSVLASEAFFPFRDSIDAAQEAGVKCVIEPGGSIRDDEIIQAANEFEMALYFSGKRHFLH
- the purL gene encoding phosphoribosylformylglycinamidine synthase subunit PurL — protein: MQEKEMNIEEIALAHSLTLEELGQIRDILKREPNHVEIGVFSAMWSEHCSYKSSKKHLNGFPTKAPWVIQGPGENAGVIDIGDGYAAVFKMESHNHPSFIEPYQGAATGVGGILRDVFTMGARPVANMNSIRFAGIEGNSETAQKHRYLLRGVVAGIGGYGNCMGVPTIGGETTFEECYAGNNLVNAFTLGLAKADEIFLGIAEGVGNPVMYVGSKTGRDGLGGAVMSSASFDEDSESKRPTVQVGDPFTEKLLLEACLELFKEDLIIGIQDMGAAGLTSSSFEMAGRSNSGMIMHLDKVPARETGMTPYDFMLSESQERMLICAKKGCEQKIIDIFEKWELDVAVIGEVTNTGNMELFWHGEKCAEVPVQPVSEQAPVLDRPVKEPEYLKDIKNISLDKNISNQEAFDVMFSDMEIVDKSWVYDQYDSMVQTNTVKGPGKLDGSSIRVKETGKALSMSADCNTRFCYIDPKLGASAAVMESGRNVAMTGAMPKAITDCLNFGNPENPEVMWQFAQACEGIKDACRELITPVVGGNVSLYNETNGVGVFPTPSIAMVGVNDDANKVLPSSLQNEGNLIYLLGDTKSEFGGSLYMKKMYDKVAGAHPEVDFEKELKLWNTVIEANKQSLLVSAKDVNVGGIAVSLSKMAVVGDKGVEVNVKLDDSKDIFSESLSRALVEVKTSNKEAFEAVAKENEISFEQIGVVKGKSIIINDIQVELSKASDIYFNKFKQVIEQDL
- a CDS encoding L,D-transpeptidase family protein encodes the protein MRILALFAFCVTFLFADLIDVYRTQGIDAVKEKLEKQLQEKSYWNNFLEKKDVTYGYYESTKFLILVEKGTKELKVLKNINNLFSQVVQDDVIVGEKSGDKQVEGDLKTPEGVYELTSKLTKLDSFYGPLALVTSYPNTFDKAMNKKGHGIWIHGMPLDEKREEFTQGCIALDNPNLMNLDKNISLNDALVLISEAKIEKVKKDDISSILSFIYKWKDAWRKSDIERYLSFYSNDFKRYDGLDLDGFSQYKKRIFSRKEDKTIIFSNINIIPYPNSLNKKMYKVLMDEKYRTRNHKFDGKKELFIELKDNTIKILTEG